DNA from Mugil cephalus isolate CIBA_MC_2020 chromosome 5, CIBA_Mcephalus_1.1, whole genome shotgun sequence:
CCCTTGCCCGGCCAATTATACACAGCTGTAGTCTTTGAAATGAGATTCATCTGCTTCtgattgcgtgtgtgtgtctctctgaatgtgtgtgtgcgtgtcattgtgttttgctGTCAGGCCCAGCGGCCCAGGCGATAAATCACGCATGTCTGATTGAGGAGGGCAGAGGGCCCGGACAATAACATTTCAGTGGGACTGCAGGAGAAGGCGTCTCAGTTTTTGCTGTGATCCGTACAGAGCCTGCAGAACCTGCAGCCAAGGTCCCGTTGTAAGCGCTGGATATTTTACAGCTGTTGGTGACAGGCGAAATTGGCAAAAGTTGCCTCTTGACATGACATTGAAGCTGCGTGAAGGTTATGCTGCTCAAGAATATATTGTTCTTGTGCGTGTAAATATGGGAACGGAGCACAGAGTCAGTGTAAACTTATGGCAATTAATCACAAGTTTAAAACCGAACCATTGTTCAATAAAGACATTTTGATAtaatgtaaaaatttaaaagCGCTattgaataaagaaaaaaaatatttaaaaataattttaattattgctttcactataataataataatagtaataataataattttaaatttcattccAAGTTCAATTCTGTTTTAGACAGTGAACAGTTGTAGCAAGAAATGGTTTATTACAACATACatagtttatttcaaaacaTAATACAAGCTTttatactgaaaataaataattacttgAGCTGTCATCGAAATTTGGAATAAAACCGCCGAAACAGTTCAATCttactgaaaatattttttttttatatttgtatgccttttttttcttaaaacattGCTAATTAAGTGCATGAATAACTAAgagcatttgtttaaattaatgaCTCCAAAAGggtaatatatataaaaaactgtaCAATATTGGAAAAAATACTTAAGAAATCAACCAAATGACAGGAGTATTTTAAGATTATAAAATTTTGATAGTGAACGTACATTAAAATTATAGGCAGGTGTATAGCGTCGTcaatcctccctcctcttttttttttttttttctattctcgGCTCTGGTTCAGAGTCCACACAGTTTATATGGTCGAAGGTGATTCAAATCAAATACGTGTATTAATAAATAGCagagagagcgtgtgtgtgtgtgtgagtgggttCATAAGCTTACAGGCCATGAGGGAggaatttaacaaaacaaatcctCCAAGTGCTATTACGTTTTAGGCAGCGATGCCTCTACGACTGGAGCGAGGGCCTACTTTTGCATATGCggaaataataattacagaTTTGCTACGTGTATGttacaaaataatgtgatgtaAATACGGTGAGAACTAAAGCGTCGCGGGTAAAGCCCGAGGGAAGCGTGGCGTGGACTGTAAAATGGCCCCTGGTGCTGCAACAGATCAATTAAGAAAGGtgatattattgttgttgttattattggtTTTGCCGATCGTGGTACAACAGAAGCACagccgcgtgtgtgtgcgtgcgaggaaagtcaaaataaaagcatcagtCCCATCTTATCGTTACTACAGAGCTGATGTGGAATGGTGACACAAACCAAAGGCGCTGGCAGGTTATTAGgcacatttttgtatttatatccgtgatgtagaaaaaaaaataagaacaaaaataaaaaataaaactcgaCGGGCTCCAAAAGTGAAATGTGACGTTTTTGATATGCCGCTATAGAATAATGCCCTCATGACAGTTAGAAAATGACGAAGGCTGAACAGGTATctctgttattgttattgtcgtGTTTCGGTGCTGCAGGCACCTGGAGGAGTCTGTACCGGGACGGGCGCGGAGGCTGGAAGGTGCCCTCCGCGCGTCCCTGCGCTCTTGAGTCTTTTTCCGGGGGATTCCTCCCGGTGCTTCTTCGGTCAGAGATCGTGGCACGACGAGGCATCTCCCGCGCTCCCGCTGTGAGAATAGGGTCCCTCGTGAGGCGGCGGCTCCCCGGGCGGCGTCATGCGCTTCTCCTTCTGCCTCCGGTTGCAGAACCACACGCgcaccacctccttctccagctgcagTGAGTCCGCCAGCGAGGAGATCTCCTGCGCGGCGGGTTTGGGGCACTTGAGAAAGTGCGTCTCCAGAACTCCCTTCACGCTGACCTCGATCGacgtcctcttcttcctcttcctcccctgaGCTGCTATCTTGTCTATACTGCTAGAGCTGCCCGTGGACGAGTCTGCCTCCTCCAGCCACTTATTCAGCAGCGGCTTTAGTTTGCACATGTTTTTAAAGCTCAGCTGCAGAGCCTCGAACCTGCAGATGGTCGTTTGGGAAAAGACGTTACCGTACAGCGTGCCCAGAGCCAAACCCACGTCCGCCTGCGTAAAGCCCAGCTTGATCCTCCTCTGTTTGAACTGCTTGGCAAAGTGTTCCAGCTCGTCCGAAGTCGGCGTCTCCTCGTCGGAGTGGTCGTGGCAGTGGTGCCCGCCGAGGTCGCTGTGCTCGGGGCTGAGCGTGTCCCTGAGGCCCGGGTGCATGCCTTGGCCCTGCGGGTTGGGTGGAGGTGTGAGCCCACCGTGGTCCAGCATGCCGTTGACAGTGAAGCCCGTCTGGGAGTAGATGTTAATCTGCTGCGCGCTGGTGATAGAGGAGTTGTGGGACACCGGAGTTCCCCAGGCTCCGGGGTGGTTGCCATGGTTGTTGTGATGAGGGGAGTGATGCGCTACGTGCGGAGAGCGGTGATGGATGATGCCGAGCTGCAGGTCCTCTCGGCCTGGTTTAATGTCCTGCTGCTCCATGGAGGCCGACCAGGGGCTGCCCTCCGACAGGCTGCTCGCCCACTGGTGCCCGAGGGGATGCCCGTTGCTCTGGACGGTCTGCAGGTAGTCACTCTGGAGGAGTTTCTGGTGTCCCCTATAGGGGCTAGCAGGCTGCATGGCCTGGCTGTCCGGGTGAATCATGGGACTCGAGCTGAGCAGGGTGTAGGGGCTGGAGGCAGCTGTGGCCATGCTGGCTGCTGAACCCCACTAATGCTACTGAAGGGAGGGAGCTGCTCAGCCTCTgacatctccctctctctggagtcTCGGCAGCTGCCTGGCACTGACTGACAGCCTCCCCCACCACTCACAGTCCGACGGAGACTCAGTGACGACACCTCTCCACCAATGACGGCGCAGACGCCCGGACCTCCGCCTCTGGAAGGAGAGCTGCGGGCAGGAAAGGGTTACGGCTGTCGAACCGGAAGTGTGTCGGAGCACTGGTCCAGTGGGTCTGGCTGTGGAATGATGTGAGCGTGGAGCGCAGTTCCTGTTTATTAATTAAAGTTTCCAACTGATTTACGCACTAGTTTATTGCTGCTCCTGTCACCCTTGAGCGCGTGCAAAGGAGATTAAAGCGCAATGGCATTTCTTAGACGTGCCAGCACTTCATTTAGAGGGATACAATCAAACTAAGAGCTGTTCTCGCTGCTAATTATTAACTTGGAAATATATTTCCTCAGGTGTTTGTAGAATTAAACAGTATTTTACCCAAAAGCGTTTTGCGCACAGGTCACAAACATTATCCATTCTGGTTAgacataaataaagaactgGCATTGCAATTGCAAAATGCAATTTATTCttcaaaatatatatcatttatatAATATACTTAAAAAGAGAACACGTTTCAGTTAGGCCAAACTGAAAAGGCTTTCTGCAGCACCAGTTGGGCTTATGTTCTCCCCAGACATGTGAGACACGTGAAACGTACTTTTTACATATCCCCACAGAAGCAAATGTGAGCTCACGCAGTAGACACTAATATTTCCAGTCTGTAAGAATCTCGCCAGGTCCTCGCAGATTTGAAAAATCTCTATCTGCATATCTGAGAGCTAACTTGTCTGCGTAATTATATTTGCCATTAGAAGGCAGTGTCCCCGTCCCCTTATTGGTTTGAAATTCCATTAAATATATTGCTCGAGCTCCCAGGTTAAGCTTGATTtaaatttgcatacattttcatacatttaggagaaataaaagaaggcTGCAGCCACCAGAAAGTCATTAAAGAGCGCCGAGCAGAGCCACAAGCTGCTCGCGGAGACGGAGGCGGAGAGGAGTGCCGGGAGAGCAGGTGAGCTGGCCGCGGGGCTGGGAGTGCGGACAGGGCCGCGGGAGGGTGGACAGGGCCTCGGTAACAAGAGGAATGACAGACAGCGGCAGTGAGGGGAAGGGCGATGACAGGATAATCTCTGCTCCTCACACAGTACAGCTATACAGTAAGCCCGCGGTTGGAAGTCAGTTCATCAGATTCAcatgtctgttgtgttgttcttaCTCTGATTCCAGTGTGGTGTTGCGCGTAAATTCTTTATGTGGCGTCCTCTTTGAAACTTGTCAGAAAGTGGCTGAATATTTGATGTGAATAGCAGCGTTGTTCTAGTGGCCTAGTTTGGGGAACTGGATTGCTTCGTTTGAACTGTTATTGGATGAAACACTGAGCAGAATTAAACCTGATATGTGTAGTAAAGTTGTAGCACaatggcagcagcagtgtttcagTAAGACTGCAGGATTTTCATACATGTCATATTAAATGACACGCACAGCGTATTGATTTTGGAGGAGGAATTCTCCATCTAAAAGAAATTGTATTTTACAAACTCAGTGAATTCTGTCGGGAcctaattttagcttttaaattTTACCAAAGGTCAAAACAAAtcgaaatatatttttttttgtctcgtaACAAAGATAAAGTCTGCGTTTTGTGCAGCAGAAAGTAGGCAGGAGAGGGACTTGGAGAGGGGGTTGTATTCCTCTCGATAGGCTAAGTTTCTAAGTGTAACAGATGCTTCTCTAGAAACGCTCCTTGTGCCGATTCCTTTTattcacatcaacatttttctgCCGCCGAGCGCGTTTCCATAGCGAGGCGAATAAAAGGCAAATCCCCGCTCCGCGCCTCCAATAAAGAGCCCATTCACAGATAACCCGTAGCCAGCTCTGCTACACTTACACCGCGCACTGCTACAGCCTCTTCTCTACCAAGGTGCACATTACTGCTAAACAACCAAAATTAATGAGTCATAATTTTCGGTGTTATTTCCTCGGTGAAATGTTAGTTTGCGGTTTGTTTGGCggatggtttgtgtttgttttgagggTGACTCTGAACACTGACTCACGCTGTTTACTGCGCAGGCACTGAAGTAAATAAAGAGATTGGTTAACGATTATGAATCAAAAGTCAATTCTAAATATTGATGACTTCTCCTCTGCGCAGTTTTACTCGTGggcttttaaaataaagcttAATTTTACATGTTGGAGGTTTAGTCAAAGGAGTCATTAGAATTCCAGATTTACTCCgcgtttaattttaattattataacGATTAAATCAAATTTCTTCCTGGTTACCTTGTGACAAACTGTTGCACTGTTATTTACAAAACGATTTCAATTTGTG
Protein-coding regions in this window:
- the LOC125008649 gene encoding POU domain, class 3, transcription factor 4-like, with product MATAASSPYTLLSSSPMIHPDSQAMQPASPYRGHQKLLQSDYLQTVQSNGHPLGHQWASSLSEGSPWSASMEQQDIKPGREDLQLGIIHHRSPHVAHHSPHHNNHGNHPGAWGTPVSHNSSITSAQQINIYSQTGFTVNGMLDHGGLTPPPNPQGQGMHPGLRDTLSPEHSDLGGHHCHDHSDEETPTSDELEHFAKQFKQRRIKLGFTQADVGLALGTLYGNVFSQTTICRFEALQLSFKNMCKLKPLLNKWLEEADSSTGSSSSIDKIAAQGRKRKKRTSIEVSVKGVLETHFLKCPKPAAQEISSLADSLQLEKEVVRVWFCNRRQKEKRMTPPGEPPPHEGPYSHSGSAGDASSCHDL